Proteins found in one Rhodobacteraceae bacterium D3-12 genomic segment:
- the der gene encoding ribosome biogenesis GTPase Der yields the protein MSFTLAIVGRPNVGKSTLFNRLVGKRLALVDDQPGVTRDLREGAARLGDLRFTVIDTAGLEEATDDSLQGRMRRLTERAVDMADICLFMIDARAGVTPADEVFADILRKRSAHVILAANKAEGSAADAGVYEAFGLGLGEPVRLSAEHGEGLNELYSMLMPLADEFDKRAALDAPETEVELSEEEAEEGAEEAVPVPTKSKPLQMAVVGRPNAGKSTLINQMLGEDRLLTGPEAGITRDAISLSVDWGGLPVRVFDTAGMRKKAKVQDKLEKLSVSDGLRAVKFAEVVVVLLDAAIPFEQQDLRIADLAEREGRAVVVAVNKWDIEDEKQQKLRDLKEAFDRLLPQLRGAPLITVSAKTGRGMDRLREAVLRAYEVWNRRVSTAQLNRWLTGMVEAHPPPAPQGKRIKLRYMTQAKTRPPGFVVMCSHPDKMPDSYTRYLVNGLRESFDMPGAPIRLYMRSQNDKNPYKGRKKAVPQSLENTRRGAAVSA from the coding sequence TTGGGGATCTGCGCTTTACCGTGATCGACACGGCGGGGCTTGAAGAGGCCACCGATGACTCGCTTCAGGGGCGGATGCGGCGGCTGACCGAGCGGGCCGTGGATATGGCCGACATTTGCCTGTTTATGATCGACGCGCGGGCCGGGGTGACGCCGGCGGATGAGGTGTTTGCCGATATCCTGCGCAAACGGTCGGCGCATGTGATTTTGGCGGCCAACAAGGCCGAAGGGTCGGCCGCAGATGCCGGGGTTTACGAGGCGTTCGGGCTGGGGCTGGGCGAGCCGGTGCGGCTCTCGGCTGAGCATGGTGAGGGGCTGAACGAGCTTTACTCGATGTTGATGCCGCTGGCGGATGAATTTGACAAACGGGCGGCATTGGATGCGCCCGAAACCGAGGTTGAGCTGTCCGAAGAAGAGGCCGAGGAAGGCGCGGAGGAGGCGGTGCCGGTTCCGACCAAATCCAAGCCCTTGCAGATGGCCGTTGTCGGGCGGCCCAACGCGGGAAAATCGACGCTTATCAATCAGATGCTCGGCGAAGACCGGTTGTTGACCGGGCCGGAAGCGGGGATCACGCGGGACGCGATTTCGCTGTCGGTGGACTGGGGCGGATTGCCGGTGCGGGTGTTTGACACGGCCGGTATGCGCAAGAAGGCCAAGGTGCAGGACAAGCTGGAAAAGCTGAGTGTGTCTGATGGCTTGCGGGCGGTAAAATTTGCCGAAGTGGTGGTTGTTCTGCTGGATGCGGCGATCCCGTTTGAGCAGCAGGATTTGCGGATTGCCGACCTTGCCGAGCGCGAAGGGCGCGCGGTGGTTGTGGCGGTCAACAAATGGGACATCGAGGACGAAAAACAACAGAAACTCAGGGACTTGAAGGAAGCTTTTGATAGGTTGCTTCCACAGTTGCGCGGCGCGCCTTTGATCACTGTTTCGGCCAAGACGGGGCGCGGGATGGACCGGCTTCGCGAGGCGGTTTTGCGCGCCTATGAGGTGTGGAACCGCCGGGTGAGCACGGCCCAGCTTAACAGATGGTTAACCGGGATGGTCGAAGCCCATCCGCCGCCCGCACCGCAAGGCAAGCGCATCAAGCTGCGTTATATGACCCAAGCCAAGACCCGGCCGCCGGGGTTTGTTGTTATGTGCTCGCATCCCGATAAAATGCCGGACAGTTACACCCGCTATTTGGTTAACGGGCTGCGCGAGAGTTTCGACATGCCGGGCGCGCCGATCCGGCTTTATATGCGCTCGCAGAATGACAAGAACCCCTATAAGGGCCGCAAGAAAGCGGTCCCTCAAAGCTTAGAAAACACACGCAGGGGCGCCGCAGTTAGCGCATAG
- a CDS encoding fatty acid desaturase has protein sequence MNIRQFTRGYTQKNDAVAWWHLAVTMLGYGLSISLAITYATVWWAVVPLTVVAGLFGVRVYMIQHDCMHRAFFASRRMNDVLGEALSPISLSPYVATRYNHNLHHAHVGDLDHREAFEIDIMTVEEFRAAPLLRQLWYRFYRSPFTLLVVGPFVLYLVLRRFPRNGIKTGVYWVILHDAMVLGYVAMLYALAGWAGVFVLLGSIYVGATFGAIIPYVVHNFEQVYWGRKPDYTYEKGALEGSSVLRFGGVFDWLTLNIAYHDLHHLNANIPCYNLKRCFEESGDLLESYEIGFREAMSCYGWKLYDEQKGRMVGFAAARRDVRQMVNTPAE, from the coding sequence ATGAATATTCGACAATTTACAAGGGGTTACACCCAGAAGAACGATGCCGTCGCGTGGTGGCATCTGGCGGTCACGATGCTTGGCTATGGGCTGAGTATTTCGCTGGCGATAACCTATGCAACGGTGTGGTGGGCGGTTGTGCCGCTGACGGTTGTGGCGGGGCTGTTTGGGGTCCGGGTTTACATGATCCAGCATGATTGCATGCACCGGGCGTTTTTTGCGTCGCGGCGGATGAATGATGTGCTGGGAGAGGCGCTCTCTCCGATCTCGCTCAGCCCTTATGTGGCGACGCGGTATAACCACAATCTGCACCATGCGCATGTTGGTGATCTGGACCATCGCGAGGCGTTCGAGATCGACATCATGACGGTCGAGGAATTTCGCGCAGCGCCGCTGTTGCGCCAGCTTTGGTATCGGTTTTATCGCAGCCCCTTTACGCTTTTGGTGGTGGGGCCTTTTGTGCTCTATCTGGTGCTGCGGCGCTTTCCGAGAAATGGAATAAAAACAGGCGTTTACTGGGTTATCCTACATGATGCGATGGTGCTGGGATATGTCGCGATGCTCTATGCTCTGGCCGGTTGGGCCGGGGTTTTTGTGCTGCTCGGCTCGATCTATGTAGGGGCAACTTTTGGCGCGATCATCCCCTATGTGGTGCATAATTTCGAGCAGGTGTATTGGGGGCGCAAGCCGGACTACACCTATGAAAAAGGCGCGCTTGAGGGCTCGTCAGTGCTGCGGTTTGGCGGGGTTTTCGACTGGCTCACGCTGAACATTGCTTACCACGATCTGCATCATCTGAACGCCAATATCCCGTGCTATAACCTTAAGCGGTGTTTTGAGGAATCCGGCGATTTGCTGGAGAGTTACGAGATCGGATTTCGCGAAGCGATGAGCTGTTACGGTTGGAAGCTTTATGACGAGCAGAAGGGCCGGATGGTGGGGTTCGCTGCGGCGCGGCGGGACGTCAGGCAAATGGTTAACACGCCCGCAGAATGA
- a CDS encoding EF-hand domain-containing protein, which translates to MKKAIVLLGASALVASFAVAAVAATPEDVDGNGVFSMEEMVAAYPGLTEDQFLEIDLDESGDIDEGELIAAIEEGVLEE; encoded by the coding sequence ATGAAAAAAGCTATCGTGTTGCTTGGTGCTTCGGCGCTGGTGGCGTCTTTTGCTGTGGCTGCTGTTGCGGCCACGCCGGAAGATGTGGACGGGAACGGCGTGTTCTCGATGGAAGAAATGGTGGCGGCCTATCCGGGGCTGACCGAGGATCAGTTTCTTGAGATCGACCTTGATGAAAGCGGCGACATTGACGAGGGTGAGTTGATCGCGGCGATCGAGGAAGGCGTGCTCGAAGAGTAA